One Pseudoalteromonas sp. UG3-2 DNA window includes the following coding sequences:
- a CDS encoding NAD(P)-dependent oxidoreductase gives MSIKVAFLGLGVMGYPMAGHLHQAGHQVTVYNRTTAKAQQWLKEYSGKLATTPKEAVADCDFVFMCVGNDDDLRSVVYGEQGVLAGMKAGAILVDHTTTSAKVAREIHQCAQQLAVSFIDAPVSGGQAGAENGVLTVMAGGDQEAFAKAQPVMAAYAQFSQLLGDVGSGQLCKMVNQICIAGVVQGLAEGLHFAKNAGLDGEKVVETIAKGAAGSWQMENRHKTMLAGEYEFGFAVDWMRKDLGIALDEARSNGSNLALTAMVDQYYADVQALGGNRYDTSSLLARLDAIHEKKR, from the coding sequence ATGTCAATCAAAGTCGCATTTTTAGGTTTAGGGGTAATGGGCTACCCAATGGCAGGCCATTTACACCAAGCTGGCCATCAAGTAACCGTGTATAACCGCACGACAGCGAAAGCCCAACAGTGGCTAAAAGAGTACTCAGGGAAATTGGCAACGACGCCAAAAGAGGCCGTGGCTGACTGCGACTTTGTGTTTATGTGTGTCGGCAACGATGATGATTTACGCTCTGTGGTGTATGGCGAGCAAGGTGTTCTAGCTGGCATGAAAGCAGGTGCAATTTTGGTTGATCACACCACAACGTCGGCCAAAGTAGCGCGAGAAATACACCAGTGCGCACAACAGCTGGCGGTCAGCTTTATTGATGCTCCAGTGTCGGGCGGGCAGGCAGGTGCGGAAAATGGCGTGCTTACGGTGATGGCTGGTGGTGACCAAGAAGCCTTCGCCAAAGCGCAACCCGTGATGGCCGCTTATGCCCAGTTTAGCCAACTTTTAGGTGATGTTGGCTCAGGTCAGTTATGTAAAATGGTCAACCAAATTTGCATAGCTGGGGTGGTGCAGGGCCTGGCTGAAGGCTTACACTTTGCCAAAAACGCCGGTCTAGATGGCGAAAAAGTCGTTGAAACCATTGCTAAAGGTGCGGCAGGCTCATGGCAAATGGAAAACCGCCACAAAACCATGTTGGCAGGGGAGTATGAGTTTGGTTTTGCCGTGGATTGGATGCGTAAAGATTTAGGGATCGCATTGGATGAAGCGCGCTCTAATGGCTCAAATTTGGCCCTTACGGCGATGGTGGACCAATACTATGCCGATGTGCAAGCCTTAGGTGGTAACCGTTATGATACGTCTAGCCTATTGGCAAGACTAGACGCCATTCATGAAAAGAAAAGGTAA
- a CDS encoding glutathione peroxidase: MENIYRFSAQLIDGQVLPLQSLAGKPILIVNIASKCSFAPQLSALEKLYQKYQPFGFEILAFPCNQFGRNEPLEDEMLKEFYSTHFNLSFKICTKTQVNGPDAHPLFNFLKSHTRGIAQNRAIKWNFTKFLINSEGMLVSRYAPRTKPETLKPVIESHLKNESRPVQLAKL; this comes from the coding sequence ATGGAAAATATTTATCGTTTTAGTGCACAACTCATCGACGGTCAGGTCTTGCCATTACAATCTTTAGCTGGCAAGCCTATTTTAATCGTTAATATTGCCAGTAAATGTAGTTTTGCACCGCAATTATCAGCACTGGAAAAGCTGTATCAGAAGTACCAACCCTTTGGCTTTGAGATCCTCGCATTTCCTTGCAACCAGTTTGGCCGCAATGAGCCATTGGAAGATGAAATGCTCAAAGAGTTTTACTCTACTCATTTTAATCTGAGCTTTAAAATATGCACTAAAACACAAGTCAATGGACCCGACGCTCACCCATTGTTTAATTTTCTCAAATCACACACCCGAGGGATCGCCCAAAACCGAGCAATAAAGTGGAATTTCACTAAGTTTCTAATAAACTCTGAGGGCATGTTAGTATCACGTTATGCCCCTAGAACGAAACCTGAAACGTTAAAACCTGTGATAGAGAGTCATTTAAAAAATGAAAGTCGCCCTGTTCAGCTCGCAAAACTATGA
- a CDS encoding putative bifunctional diguanylate cyclase/phosphodiesterase — translation MLLVLMTLFVIGYASFALLLYQSGAASVAEQGLSLILFLGSIFVYVVNQLSLTSLYELNESVTLAKYNAEHDFLTDLENRQRCILAINEHIRQQHDFSILLVDLNNFKQINDTKGHFFGDKLLISLAERMTAALLPGNQLYRIGGDEFIIVLQAPDVNGIYAQNNALLSELHSGIDVEGVTLDITYSAGASLCLQQQQQDVFELLKQADIAMYSAKHSAQSIVIFDEELHEGMEAEFQLLADLKVALSRCELTLHYQPIIASQSGDIYGVEALLRWPQSDGSMLLPEQFIAVAEKNNLTRQLSAWVINRVFQDLAILLECVPSLSLHVNLSSQGIAEQNLINMLAMQLDNHQVDANCIVFELTESTVMEEAHKARSLIETLIDMGFRVSIDDFGTGFSSFSILKALPISQIKIDGSFVRLSHQSEKDQAIVETSMFLAKKLGCSIVAVGVESDACLRYLNQLDCPLVQGFHICEPLSLSETVQWMNSQKMVKGAMKRLDG, via the coding sequence TTGTTGCTGGTATTAATGACGCTGTTTGTCATCGGCTACGCCAGTTTTGCGCTGTTGTTGTACCAAAGCGGCGCGGCAAGCGTTGCCGAGCAGGGTTTAAGTCTGATTTTATTCCTCGGCTCCATTTTTGTTTACGTTGTTAATCAGCTGAGTTTAACCAGCCTCTATGAGCTTAACGAATCGGTCACCTTAGCCAAGTACAATGCCGAACATGACTTTTTAACCGACCTGGAAAACCGCCAGCGCTGTATTTTGGCAATTAACGAACATATTCGCCAGCAGCATGACTTTAGTATATTACTGGTGGACCTCAATAACTTTAAGCAGATAAACGACACCAAAGGGCACTTTTTTGGTGATAAATTATTGATTTCACTTGCTGAGCGCATGACTGCGGCGCTATTACCAGGCAATCAACTGTATCGCATTGGTGGTGACGAGTTTATCATTGTATTACAAGCCCCAGACGTTAATGGCATTTATGCGCAAAATAATGCCCTGCTCAGTGAGCTGCACAGCGGCATAGACGTAGAGGGCGTAACATTGGATATCACCTATAGCGCCGGCGCCAGTTTGTGTTTACAACAGCAGCAACAAGATGTCTTTGAGCTGTTAAAACAAGCCGACATAGCCATGTACTCAGCCAAACACAGTGCCCAGAGTATTGTGATCTTTGATGAAGAGCTACACGAGGGCATGGAAGCCGAGTTTCAGCTACTGGCGGATCTGAAAGTAGCCCTGTCAAGGTGCGAGCTTACCTTGCATTATCAACCCATTATAGCCAGCCAAAGTGGCGATATTTATGGTGTTGAAGCCTTACTTCGTTGGCCACAAAGCGACGGCAGTATGCTGTTGCCTGAGCAGTTTATCGCCGTGGCCGAGAAAAATAACTTAACTCGGCAGTTAAGTGCCTGGGTGATTAACCGCGTATTTCAAGACTTAGCAATTTTACTGGAATGCGTACCGAGCCTTAGCTTGCACGTGAATTTATCGAGCCAAGGCATTGCTGAGCAAAACCTAATTAATATGTTGGCGATGCAACTTGATAATCATCAGGTGGATGCCAATTGCATTGTTTTCGAACTCACAGAAAGTACCGTGATGGAAGAGGCACACAAAGCCCGCAGCTTAATAGAAACGCTCATTGATATGGGCTTTAGGGTGAGCATTGATGACTTTGGTACCGGCTTTTCCTCTTTTTCTATTTTAAAAGCATTGCCCATTTCGCAAATAAAAATTGATGGCTCTTTTGTGCGTCTGAGCCATCAAAGCGAAAAAGATCAGGCAATCGTAGAAACCAGCATGTTTTTGGCGAAAAAACTCGGTTGCAGTATCGTGGCTGTCGGGGTAGAAAGCGACGCTTGCTTGCGCTACCTAAACCAACTTGATTGCCCCTTGGTACAGGGCTTTCACATTTGCGAGCCACTCAGCTTATCGGAAACGGTGCAGTGGATGAACTCGCAAAAAATGGTCAAAGGGGCGATGAAGCGCCTCGATGGTTAA
- a CDS encoding ArsC family reductase, with translation MTTIMYGISNCDTIKKAKKHLQQHNVEFTFHDYRKDGLDAELLQTFIDQLGWENVLNKRGTTYRALSDEDKQNLNADTAKAHMLAAPAMIKRPILCHQGQYHLGYKAPQYDEILAL, from the coding sequence ATGACCACAATTATGTACGGGATCAGCAACTGCGATACCATTAAAAAAGCCAAAAAACACCTACAACAACACAATGTTGAGTTTACTTTTCACGACTATCGCAAAGACGGTTTAGATGCCGAATTATTGCAAACCTTTATTGATCAACTCGGCTGGGAAAATGTCCTCAATAAGCGCGGAACAACCTACCGTGCGCTGTCTGACGAAGACAAACAAAACCTCAACGCCGACACGGCAAAAGCGCATATGTTAGCAGCTCCAGCAATGATAAAGCGGCCTATTTTATGTCATCAAGGCCAATATCACTTGGGCTATAAAGCGCCACAATACGATGAGATATTGGCATTATGA
- a CDS encoding YdcH family protein yields the protein MNIERHSLAKELPEFKNQIHELKMSDNHFSKLFKDYHDIDNAVIRIEDGVEHASDEHLESLKKQRLWLKDQLYSLLKAAK from the coding sequence ATGAACATTGAACGCCATAGCCTAGCTAAAGAACTGCCAGAATTTAAAAATCAAATTCATGAACTGAAAATGTCAGATAACCACTTTTCAAAGTTGTTTAAAGATTACCACGATATTGATAATGCCGTTATTCGCATTGAAGATGGGGTGGAACACGCTTCAGATGAACACCTAGAGTCATTGAAAAAACAACGTTTGTGGTTGAAAGATCAGTTATATAGCCTGCTAAAAGCAGCAAAGTAA
- a CDS encoding M15 family metallopeptidase: MANYALSTSACIACGVNESALVAFTKQYVHRHIVADLSALSSAAKAAGFDFAIASAYRSFWRQKAIWNNKFHGHRAVYDQAQQQVDLSALSELEKVHAIMLFSALPGGSRHHFGSDLDVYARNLIPAGQRLQLEPWEYEAGGYLAEFNDWLNEHLADFGFYRPYDRYRGGVAAEPWHISHRAVADSLAPEQSIAAIATTLERSDVAGKETILQHLPALYETYIVNVAT; encoded by the coding sequence TTGGCTAATTATGCCCTTTCAACATCGGCATGTATCGCCTGTGGTGTCAATGAGTCAGCGCTCGTTGCATTTACCAAACAGTACGTCCATCGGCATATTGTTGCTGATCTTAGTGCCCTTAGCAGTGCCGCGAAGGCAGCAGGTTTTGATTTTGCTATTGCCTCAGCGTACCGCAGCTTTTGGCGCCAAAAAGCCATTTGGAACAACAAGTTTCATGGCCACCGAGCGGTATATGACCAAGCTCAGCAGCAAGTGGACCTCAGTGCGCTTTCTGAGTTAGAGAAAGTTCACGCCATTATGCTGTTCTCGGCGCTACCAGGAGGCAGCCGCCATCATTTTGGTAGTGACCTTGATGTCTACGCTCGCAACCTTATTCCCGCAGGACAGCGCTTGCAACTTGAGCCTTGGGAGTATGAAGCTGGCGGCTATTTGGCCGAGTTTAATGACTGGTTAAATGAACATTTAGCTGACTTTGGCTTTTACCGCCCCTATGACCGTTACCGCGGTGGCGTAGCCGCAGAGCCGTGGCATATTAGTCATCGCGCGGTTGCCGACTCATTGGCGCCAGAGCAAAGCATAGCGGCCATTGCCACCACGCTAGAACGCAGCGATGTTGCAGGGAAAGAGACTATCCTGCAACATTTACCGGCGCTATATGAAACCTATATTGTTAACGTAGCAACCTAA
- the dapE gene encoding succinyl-diaminopimelate desuccinylase, with protein sequence MSEVIALAQALIQRASITPEDAGCQALINERLSRLGFTIEEHFFVDTLNTWARKGTQGPHFCFAGHTDVVPVGDTARWQHPPFAATIKDGMLHGRGAADMKGSLAAMVVATERFIQKHPDHKGSLSFLITSDEEGPFINGTTKVVDLLEARHEKIDMCLVGEPSSRDKLGDVVKNGRRGSLTGHLKVLGKQGHVAYPHLAINPIHLAAPALAELSQTHWDEGNAFFPATSFQVSNINGGTGAGNVIPGELEIQFNFRFSTEVTAEQLQQRVVDILNQHQLCYELDWIVNGQPFLTEPGPLLDVTLEAIKDVTGLTCTPETSGGTSDGRFIAQTGCKVIELGPINATIHQVDECVSCDDLEQLALIYERILEQLLG encoded by the coding sequence ATGAGTGAGGTCATCGCGTTAGCCCAGGCATTAATACAACGCGCTTCCATCACCCCTGAAGATGCCGGTTGCCAAGCCCTGATCAATGAACGGTTAAGCCGCTTAGGCTTTACCATTGAAGAGCATTTTTTTGTTGATACCCTCAATACTTGGGCACGTAAAGGGACTCAAGGGCCACATTTTTGTTTTGCTGGTCACACCGACGTTGTGCCGGTAGGTGATACCGCCCGTTGGCAGCACCCTCCTTTTGCAGCCACGATAAAAGACGGTATGTTACACGGTCGTGGTGCTGCCGACATGAAAGGCTCGCTCGCTGCCATGGTGGTTGCCACAGAGCGCTTTATACAAAAGCACCCAGATCACAAGGGCTCTCTCTCTTTTTTAATCACGTCAGATGAAGAAGGCCCGTTTATTAATGGCACCACAAAGGTGGTGGATCTCCTCGAAGCGCGACACGAAAAGATTGATATGTGCTTAGTGGGTGAACCTTCTTCCCGTGATAAACTCGGTGACGTGGTCAAAAATGGCCGCCGAGGCTCGTTAACTGGCCATTTAAAAGTGTTAGGCAAGCAAGGCCATGTTGCCTATCCGCACCTAGCAATCAACCCCATCCATCTTGCTGCACCGGCTTTGGCCGAGCTCAGTCAAACTCATTGGGATGAGGGCAATGCGTTTTTCCCCGCAACCAGCTTTCAAGTGTCAAACATTAATGGTGGTACCGGTGCTGGTAATGTTATTCCTGGCGAGCTAGAGATCCAGTTTAATTTCCGCTTTAGCACCGAGGTGACCGCCGAGCAGCTGCAACAACGCGTAGTGGATATCCTTAACCAACATCAGCTGTGTTATGAGCTAGATTGGATAGTCAATGGTCAGCCCTTTTTAACCGAGCCGGGGCCGTTACTCGACGTCACCCTTGAAGCAATCAAAGACGTCACTGGGTTAACTTGTACACCGGAAACATCCGGTGGCACCTCTGATGGTCGCTTTATTGCACAAACCGGGTGTAAGGTGATTGAGTTAGGCCCAATCAATGCCACTATTCATCAAGTAGATGAGTGCGTCAGTTGTGACGACCTAGAGCAGTTAGCGCTTATTTATGAACGAATTTTGGAGCAGCTTCTTGGCTAA
- a CDS encoding zinc-binding dehydrogenase, producing the protein MKAVQFNRSNGISFQQAEIASPQLNDDHVLVKVEQVGLSFIDAKIANNHDIALADKVFGVDAVGRVEKSCKTGFPERSSRVFWHGDITSAGVMSEYVSVPSHALTVLPPKVDTAMAAATLAPAMSAFIALFKLQLNSGDTIMVESAHLPVGQMALQFAKQQGITVVASTTPEQQKLVRSLGADAVYTATEFSGLADFLSQQLGIRELDGVIDLTAQHTEALINQLVFCGRVSCVGGLPSIQQTTLMAKAPNIGIVSLCGSWLSNSICAQQRMAFVGDALAEKLSQGEITLPNHSKIQPNHTELVTALAQLAQPDNDRFFSVSLNF; encoded by the coding sequence ATGAAAGCAGTGCAGTTCAATCGCAGCAATGGTATTTCGTTTCAGCAAGCTGAAATCGCCTCGCCTCAGCTTAATGACGATCATGTTTTAGTGAAAGTTGAGCAAGTAGGTCTCAGCTTCATTGATGCCAAAATTGCCAACAACCATGATATCGCTTTGGCCGATAAGGTGTTTGGTGTCGACGCCGTCGGTCGGGTGGAAAAGTCTTGTAAAACAGGGTTTCCTGAGCGTAGCTCTCGGGTGTTTTGGCATGGTGATATCACCTCTGCTGGTGTTATGAGCGAATACGTGTCAGTACCAAGTCATGCGCTTACGGTGCTGCCGCCAAAGGTCGACACCGCCATGGCAGCAGCGACCTTAGCGCCGGCTATGTCTGCCTTCATTGCCTTATTCAAGTTACAACTGAATAGCGGTGATACCATCATGGTGGAGTCAGCGCATCTGCCTGTTGGGCAAATGGCACTGCAATTTGCAAAGCAACAAGGCATTACCGTGGTTGCCAGCACCACTCCGGAGCAACAGAAATTAGTGCGCTCACTCGGAGCTGACGCGGTATACACCGCTACTGAGTTCAGCGGTTTGGCCGACTTTTTATCGCAACAGCTGGGTATTCGGGAGCTGGATGGCGTTATCGATTTAACTGCTCAGCATACCGAGGCACTGATCAACCAGCTCGTTTTTTGCGGCCGAGTCAGCTGTGTCGGTGGCCTGCCAAGTATTCAACAAACCACGTTAATGGCCAAGGCCCCGAACATCGGCATTGTCTCGCTCTGTGGCAGTTGGCTTTCCAATAGTATTTGTGCCCAGCAACGCATGGCATTTGTTGGCGATGCCTTAGCTGAGAAGCTATCGCAGGGCGAGATCACCTTACCTAACCACAGTAAAATTCAACCCAACCATACGGAACTGGTAACGGCCTTAGCGCAGCTTGCTCAGCCTGACAACGATCGTTTCTTTTCCGTATCACTCAATTTCTAG
- a CDS encoding PTS glucose transporter subunit IIA: protein MIALSPAINYRPITQIANPIAHIPSPFSGKVLPLAAHPNAAIATGMLGAGVCVKMNVPLLLSPCNGTLEQIRKDSCEYLITASNGLKMLLSLALSSEFTKPELLKANSFGKTQIRLAEPLCFYDVPLQEAKCVGAIVLLNAQKLGACYYPLKQVTAAKEPIITIARACAL from the coding sequence TTGATAGCACTGAGTCCGGCAATTAATTATCGTCCAATCACCCAAATAGCTAACCCCATAGCGCACATTCCGAGCCCGTTTTCGGGAAAAGTTTTGCCGCTGGCAGCACACCCTAATGCGGCCATTGCGACTGGCATGTTAGGTGCTGGCGTGTGCGTTAAGATGAACGTGCCACTGCTGCTATCACCTTGTAATGGCACCCTTGAGCAGATTAGAAAAGACAGCTGCGAATACCTTATCACCGCCAGTAATGGCTTAAAAATGCTTCTGAGTTTGGCATTAAGCAGTGAGTTCACCAAGCCCGAGTTACTCAAAGCCAACAGTTTTGGCAAAACTCAAATACGCCTAGCTGAGCCCTTATGTTTTTATGATGTGCCACTGCAAGAAGCCAAATGCGTAGGTGCCATTGTGCTGCTCAATGCACAAAAACTGGGAGCATGTTATTATCCATTAAAACAAGTCACTGCGGCGAAAGAGCCGATAATTACCATAGCAAGGGCATGTGCTTTATGA
- a CDS encoding LysR family transcriptional regulator, whose amino-acid sequence MDISSRLLIFLDVVERGSFASAAQLRNIDRSVISKQMTKLEDELGVRLMNRTTRSFSLTSAGAEMVKKAQELRLLLNDTQRIAQNYHTEPKGLLKIASSTVVGRRYVQPVLNAFQKRFPHVEVELRLEDRLVDVISEGFDLAFRVGEPKDSSLIARKIARNRLLILASPSFLQNHGTPTTIEELSQLPAATYASDALRFTNINYLDEHDVEQQVAVKSIFRTNDGDSLLESVLSGTCYIVVPAFLVGKEIQQGLLQPLLTDVKLVDYAAMYALYPHRDLPVRTRLFLDAFRDYIGEGTPIWETQIPGFESMYGFQPPKPRLTF is encoded by the coding sequence ATGGACATTAGCAGCCGTTTATTAATATTTTTGGACGTCGTCGAGCGTGGCTCATTTGCCAGTGCGGCGCAGCTTCGTAATATTGATCGCTCGGTGATTTCCAAGCAAATGACCAAGCTCGAAGATGAGTTGGGGGTACGTTTAATGAACCGCACTACCCGCTCCTTTTCATTGACTTCAGCCGGTGCTGAAATGGTAAAAAAGGCACAAGAATTACGGCTGCTGTTAAATGATACCCAACGTATTGCGCAAAACTACCACACCGAGCCCAAAGGCCTGCTGAAAATAGCCAGCTCCACTGTGGTGGGTCGCCGCTATGTACAACCGGTGCTCAACGCGTTTCAAAAACGCTTTCCCCATGTCGAAGTGGAACTGAGACTTGAAGACCGCTTAGTGGATGTCATTAGTGAAGGGTTCGATCTGGCCTTTCGCGTTGGTGAGCCAAAAGATTCATCGCTTATAGCCCGCAAGATAGCACGCAACCGCTTGTTGATCTTAGCCAGCCCTAGCTTTTTACAAAACCATGGTACCCCTACCACCATCGAGGAGCTCAGTCAGCTTCCTGCGGCGACCTACGCCAGTGATGCATTACGCTTTACTAATATTAACTACCTCGATGAGCACGATGTTGAGCAGCAAGTGGCCGTAAAAAGCATTTTCCGCACCAATGATGGCGACAGTTTATTAGAAAGCGTGTTATCTGGTACCTGTTATATTGTGGTACCGGCTTTTCTGGTCGGCAAAGAAATTCAGCAGGGGTTACTCCAGCCCCTACTGACGGATGTTAAGTTAGTCGATTACGCTGCCATGTACGCACTTTATCCCCACCGAGACTTGCCGGTAAGAACGCGTTTGTTCCTCGATGCCTTTCGTGATTACATTGGCGAAGGAACCCCAATTTGGGAAACCCAAATACCGGGGTTTGAATCCATGTATGGTTTTCAACCACCGAAGCCGCGGTTAACTTTTTAA
- a CDS encoding MlaC/ttg2D family ABC transporter substrate-binding protein, whose product MKKLLVIFSFLLFSGLAVAQQTPYALINQVGEQLFADIKTVNSQGKATESQMKGIVRSRLMPHIDVKFVSFKLLGKHIKGLKRSEAVDFISAVDEYLVSTYANALLQYKGQEVLFEELPLSSDSDFATVKVLIKEPSGPDIDMHFKFRQSKNGDWKVYDMVAEGISLLSAKQKEITMRISEVGLAKVTQELKSKA is encoded by the coding sequence ATGAAAAAGTTACTTGTTATTTTCAGTTTTTTGCTTTTTTCGGGCTTAGCCGTAGCGCAACAGACGCCTTATGCATTGATTAACCAAGTGGGTGAGCAACTATTTGCTGATATCAAAACGGTCAATAGCCAAGGCAAAGCAACTGAATCACAAATGAAAGGGATCGTGCGCAGTCGTTTGATGCCGCATATTGACGTTAAGTTTGTGTCTTTCAAATTACTGGGTAAACACATTAAAGGTTTAAAGCGCAGTGAAGCTGTGGATTTTATCAGTGCCGTAGATGAGTATCTGGTGTCTACCTATGCCAACGCCCTATTGCAGTACAAGGGGCAAGAAGTGTTGTTTGAAGAACTTCCGCTGTCTTCTGATTCCGACTTTGCCACTGTTAAAGTGTTGATAAAAGAGCCGTCAGGCCCTGACATCGACATGCATTTTAAGTTTAGGCAGAGCAAAAATGGTGATTGGAAAGTCTACGATATGGTTGCTGAGGGCATTTCATTACTCAGTGCCAAGCAAAAAGAAATCACCATGCGAATTTCTGAAGTAGGTCTTGCTAAGGTAACTCAAGAGTTAAAAAGCAAAGCCTAA
- a CDS encoding 2-hydroxyacid dehydrogenase, which yields MKVALFSSQNYEVPFFQQAAHGIAALEFSFIAESLNENTVQLCQGYDAVCVFVNDDINAKVIAELAKLEVKTIALRCAGFNNVDIKAAQQHGIAVVRVPAYSPEAVAEHCIALMLTLSRKTHKAYNRVREDNFDLNGLLGFNLHNKTVGIIGCGKIGQALVRILNGFGANVLVYDPNTGEGPYTLVSLEILLAQADIISLHCPLNEHTHHIIDAEAFAQMKPGAMLINTSRGALLDSKACINALKSKQLGYLGLDVYEQESELFFKNRSEEIIQDDVFSRLVSFPNVLITGHQGFFTKEALKQIATVTCENLAAIAQGQPLVNQV from the coding sequence ATGAAAGTCGCCCTGTTCAGCTCGCAAAACTATGAAGTGCCCTTTTTCCAGCAAGCCGCGCACGGCATTGCCGCCTTAGAATTTAGCTTTATCGCTGAATCGCTTAACGAAAACACCGTACAATTATGCCAAGGTTATGATGCGGTGTGTGTCTTTGTTAACGATGACATCAATGCCAAGGTTATTGCTGAGCTTGCCAAGCTAGAGGTGAAAACCATTGCTTTACGTTGTGCAGGCTTTAATAATGTTGACATTAAAGCGGCACAACAACACGGCATTGCCGTGGTTCGCGTCCCCGCCTACAGCCCAGAAGCTGTCGCAGAGCATTGTATTGCCTTAATGCTTACCTTGAGTCGTAAAACGCACAAAGCCTACAACCGCGTTCGCGAGGACAATTTTGACTTAAATGGCTTGTTAGGTTTCAACCTGCATAATAAAACGGTTGGGATCATCGGCTGTGGTAAAATTGGTCAAGCGCTGGTGCGTATCCTCAATGGTTTTGGCGCCAACGTGCTGGTGTACGACCCAAATACTGGTGAAGGCCCCTATACCTTAGTGTCACTGGAGATCCTGCTAGCACAAGCGGATATCATCAGCCTGCACTGCCCGTTAAACGAACATACCCATCATATTATCGACGCGGAGGCCTTTGCCCAAATGAAACCCGGTGCCATGTTAATTAACACCAGCCGTGGCGCGTTATTAGACAGTAAGGCTTGCATTAACGCCTTAAAGTCAAAACAATTGGGGTATTTAGGCTTGGATGTTTACGAGCAAGAATCTGAGTTGTTCTTTAAAAACCGCAGTGAAGAAATAATTCAAGACGATGTGTTTTCTCGCTTAGTCAGTTTTCCGAACGTCCTAATTACCGGACATCAAGGCTTTTTTACCAAAGAAGCGTTAAAGCAAATCGCCACGGTCACGTGCGAAAACCTCGCCGCAATCGCACAAGGTCAGCCATTGGTCAATCAAGTATAA
- the purM gene encoding phosphoribosylformylglycinamidine cyclo-ligase, with protein sequence MSEQKQSLSYKDAGVDIDAGNALVDRIKGVVKKTRRPEVMGGIGGFGALCELPTGYKEPVLVAGTDGVGTKLRLAIDLKKHDTVGIDLVAMCVNDLIVQGAEPLFFLDYYATGKLDVDVAADVVTGIGKGCELSGCALIGGETAEMPGMYEGDDYDMAGFCTGVVEKSKIIDGSKVATGDQLIALGSSGPHSNGYSLIRKVLEVSGADTNAQFEGKTLGEHLLEPTRIYVKQILALLKEVDVHALSHITGGGFWENIPRVLPESAKAVIKGDSWQWPAIFNWLQENGNIATHEMYRTFNCGVGMVLVVPADKLEKSLEILQAQGENAWHIGEIQAAVSGEEQVEIVGGAK encoded by the coding sequence GTGAGCGAACAAAAACAGTCTCTTAGTTATAAAGACGCTGGCGTTGATATTGATGCGGGCAACGCACTTGTCGACAGAATTAAAGGCGTAGTAAAGAAAACTCGTCGTCCAGAAGTAATGGGTGGCATCGGTGGTTTTGGTGCCCTATGTGAACTTCCAACTGGATATAAAGAGCCTGTTTTGGTTGCCGGCACTGATGGCGTGGGGACCAAGCTGCGTTTGGCAATCGATTTGAAAAAACACGATACCGTCGGTATCGACCTCGTTGCCATGTGTGTTAACGATCTTATCGTGCAAGGTGCTGAACCCCTATTTTTCCTTGATTACTACGCCACAGGCAAGCTTGATGTAGATGTTGCTGCAGATGTTGTAACGGGTATTGGTAAAGGCTGTGAACTGTCTGGCTGTGCACTTATCGGTGGTGAAACAGCAGAAATGCCTGGCATGTATGAAGGCGATGACTATGACATGGCTGGTTTTTGCACTGGCGTAGTAGAAAAGTCAAAAATCATTGATGGCAGTAAAGTTGCGACAGGCGATCAACTTATCGCGCTTGGCTCTAGCGGCCCGCACTCAAATGGCTATTCATTGATCCGTAAAGTGCTTGAGGTGTCTGGTGCTGATACCAATGCACAATTTGAAGGTAAAACCCTTGGCGAGCATTTACTTGAGCCAACCCGCATTTACGTAAAACAAATTTTAGCGTTATTAAAAGAAGTGGATGTACACGCCCTGTCGCACATCACCGGTGGTGGCTTTTGGGAAAACATTCCGCGCGTATTACCAGAGTCAGCCAAAGCCGTTATTAAAGGCGACAGCTGGCAATGGCCAGCCATTTTCAACTGGCTACAAGAAAACGGCAACATTGCTACCCATGAAATGTATCGCACCTTTAACTGTGGTGTTGGTATGGTGTTGGTGGTACCTGCAGATAAGCTTGAGAAAAGCTTAGAAATTCTCCAAGCGCAAGGCGAAAATGCGTGGCACATTGGTGAAATTCAAGCTGCCGTCAGTGGTGAAGAGCAAGTAGAGATCGTAGGTGGTGCCAAGTAA